The Granulicella sp. L56 DNA window CGGTCTTCAACGTCGGTAAGTAGAAAGTACCAGTTGAGAATGTGGCCCACCGAGTCTCGGACGGGAAGCGCGCGACCATGAAACCACCGGTAGACGCCGTCGAAACGACGCAGACGGTACTCGAGATCGTAGGGGCAGCCAGTCGTCATCGAAAGCGTGAAGGCCTCGACCAGACGGGGAAGGTCATCAGGGTAGACGATGCCACCTACCGTCCAGTTTCGTAGCTCATCGGGCGTCTTACCGAAAAATTCCAGAACCGGACGATTAAAAAGCTCAAGTTCACCCGTCGCGGCCGCTGTAATCACCAGCCCCGGGATTCCATCTAAAATGTCGCGAAATCGAGCCTCACCGACAGACGACGTGCCGTGTCCAGTGGCACATCCTGGATCGTCTGCTTTTCCGGTACTTCGCGCCTCGTACCCCATCCGATAAGGATGCGCTTCTTTTGGGGGGTGCGTCCATCATCCTTTGGTCTCGGTTTTTTCCTGGGGTCGTATCCGCCTCGGGATAAAACCATCAGGTTGATACCTTTGTCCCATAGATTCTCCCTAACGTTTATGGTGTGATCGCAAGTGTCCGAATGACCGGATTTTATCGAGAAACCAGCCGTGAGTAGGCGTTGGTGGTCGCCGTGCTCCGCCCGCCATAAAAGGTAACGGAGGTTCTAAATAATGAGGTCCAAGCTATTACCGACAGAGCCACAAATTCCGACAATGATCGGTCCGAATCGTCGTCGCTTCCTGGAGTCTTCGATTATGGCGATTGTTGCCGCCCACCTCGGCCTGACCGGTTGCGCCAATGCGCAATCGAACAAGTGGGCGGTCCGACTAAGTTCGGAAGGTTCGATGCCCTCTCTCGCTGGCGCGACAGAGTGGTTGAACTCGGCGCCACTGACCCCAGCAAACCTGCGCGGGAAGGTCGTTCTCGTTAGCTTCTGGACCTTCTCGTGCATCAACTCGCTACGTCAACTTCCTTATCTCAGGGCATGGGCGGCGAAGTATAAGAACCAGGGATTAGTAGTCGTTGGTGTACAGGCACCGGAGTTCGAATTTGAAAAGAACCTCGATGATGTCCGCTGGGCCACAAAGAGCATGAAGCTCGACTATCCGATCGCAATCGATAACGATCATGCGATATGGCGCGGCTTCAATAACGATGCGTGGCCAGCGCTTTACTTCGTCGATGCAACCGGACGCATTCGCCATCATCAGCTCGGTGAAGGCAACTATGATCGGGCCGAACTGGTCATTCAACAATTGCTCGCTGAAAACGGGAATTCGATTGTCGCTGGCGGCTTTGCTTCGGTCGACGCGCGTGGCACGGAAGCTCCTGCCGATTGGAACAGCTTGCGATCTCCGGAAACCTATGTTGGCTACGAGCGAGCAGAGAGCTTTGCATCACCCGGCGGGGCGGCGACAAATAAGAGCCACAACTATGCTGCCCCGGCGCACTTGAAACTCAATCAATGGGCCCTCTCGGGTGATTGGACAATGCATGGACAGGGTGCTGTCCTCAACAAGATCAATGGTGGCATCTCCTATCGGTTCCATGCTCGTGATCTTCACCTGGTCATGGGACCGGCGCGCCGAGAAGCATGGGTGCGATTCCGCGTGCTCATCGATCGACAGCCGCCGCTCGCTGCTCACGGAGGCGATGTTGATCCTCAGGGTAACGGCACAATCGTTGAACAGCGACTCTATCAACTCATTCGACAACCCGAGCCTATCGCTGACCGGCAGTTGGATATCGAATTTCTCGACGCCGGCACCGAAGTATTTGTGTTCACGTTCGGTTGATCCAAGGATCATCGTCGGAGCTAACGGTTATTGATTTTAAAGTAAGGGAAGGAAAGCATGACGTCCCCAGATTCTCCCCTTTTCGAGGGCTTCTCCCGTAAAAAGCTTTTCGCTAGTCCCACGCCAATTCAGCGATTACACCGCCTTGAGCGCGAGTTGGAAATCAAAGTACGGCTCTATGTGAAGCGAGACGATCTAATGGGTCTCGG harbors:
- a CDS encoding redoxin domain-containing protein; the protein is MAIVAAHLGLTGCANAQSNKWAVRLSSEGSMPSLAGATEWLNSAPLTPANLRGKVVLVSFWTFSCINSLRQLPYLRAWAAKYKNQGLVVVGVQAPEFEFEKNLDDVRWATKSMKLDYPIAIDNDHAIWRGFNNDAWPALYFVDATGRIRHHQLGEGNYDRAELVIQQLLAENGNSIVAGGFASVDARGTEAPADWNSLRSPETYVGYERAESFASPGGAATNKSHNYAAPAHLKLNQWALSGDWTMHGQGAVLNKINGGISYRFHARDLHLVMGPARREAWVRFRVLIDRQPPLAAHGGDVDPQGNGTIVEQRLYQLIRQPEPIADRQLDIEFLDAGTEVFVFTFG